In the Dyella humicola genome, GCAAGCTCCCAGTGCTGATCCATCATGCGCCCTTTCCGTTCATGCGCCCTTTCCGTTGAGGAGGAGCCGCAGAGGCTCCAGCAGATCGCTGGCGAGCAGGCCGCGTTCGCCGCCCTTGCGGGCCGCAAGGTCACCCGCGCGCGCGTGCAAGCCCACGCCCAGGCAGGCCGCTTGCCAGGGCTCGCAACCCTGGCCAAGCAAGGCCGCGATGATGCCCGTCAGCAGGTCGCCCATGCCACCGGAAGCCATGCCGGGATTGCCCCAGGGACATACCGCCACTCGCCCCTCGGGTGCTGCCACGAGGCTGCCAGCGCCTTTCAAGACCACGATCGCGCCGAAACGATGTGCCAGTTCGCGCGCGGCCGCGAAACGGTCCGCGCCGATCGTCGCGGTATCGCAGCCCAGCAAGCGCGCCGCCTCACCCGGGTGCGGCGTCAGCACCGCGCGTCCCGCCAGCTGCCGTGGCTCACGCGCCAGCAGGTTCAGGCCGTCGGCATCGAGCACCAGGGGCAGCCCGGATTCCAGTGCGGTCAACCAGAGCGCGTGGCCCCAGGCGCCCTGCCCCAATCCGGGCCCTACCGCCAGCACGGTGGCGCGCTCCAGCAACGGCGCCAGCGCCTGCGGCCCATTCACCTCGTGCGCCATCATTTCCGGTCGAGCGCTATTGAGCGCCACCAGATGCTCGCCGCGCGTCGCCACACTGACCAGGCCCGCGCCACCACGCAGGGCAGCCTCGCTGCACAGGCGAATCGCCCCCGCCGTGCCGTGCTCGCCACCAATAGCGAGCACATGGCCGTTGTTGCCCTTGTGGGCCTGACGAGGGCGCGGTGGCAGGGCCTGCACCCGCAGCAGCTCGGCATCCGCGTGGCGTCCCTGCCACAGCGCCTCGGGTAAGCCCAAGCGGTCCAACTGCACGTGCCCCACATAACCCGGCGCCTGCCCCGTGTAGAGGCCGCGCTTGGCGGCAATGAACGTGACGGTGACATCAGCTTGCACGGACTCACCCGGCACCTCACCCGTATCGGCATTCACGCCCGACGGCACATCGAGCGCGAGAATGGGCGCGCCACGGGCCTGAATCTGGCGC is a window encoding:
- a CDS encoding NAD(P)H-hydrate dehydratase, producing MTANDHRHELYTVDQVRALDRRAIESLGIPGYELMQRAAAAALVCLRQHWPRARRIAVYCGPGNNGGDGYLLAALALEAGLHADVIALGESQGDDAVRARREFEQGGGTVHLWQGSGELPLADVQIDGLFGTGLRRALAPDVAQLVRQIQARGAPILALDVPSGVNADTGEVPGESVQADVTVTFIAAKRGLYTGQAPGYVGHVQLDRLGLPEALWQGRHADAELLRVQALPPRPRQAHKGNNGHVLAIGGEHGTAGAIRLCSEAALRGGAGLVSVATRGEHLVALNSARPEMMAHEVNGPQALAPLLERATVLAVGPGLGQGAWGHALWLTALESGLPLVLDADGLNLLAREPRQLAGRAVLTPHPGEAARLLGCDTATIGADRFAAARELAHRFGAIVVLKGAGSLVAAPEGRVAVCPWGNPGMASGGMGDLLTGIIAALLGQGCEPWQAACLGVGLHARAGDLAARKGGERGLLASDLLEPLRLLLNGKGA